One window from the genome of Hydra vulgaris chromosome 02, alternate assembly HydraT2T_AEP encodes:
- the LOC136077096 gene encoding uncharacterized protein LOC136077096: MFLEEDQTVRYKIHKTGAISHARFMAKALYYMKFNLLLPKIRQVLFLSDEIVKEINRMAEYISLFWASWFLTCEFSDSAAFEDQRNYWQMCHYNAYEPAAEVVLKSWRNHMWYLDPSTVVLALACSNKDHYIEMEKMAKVLYSTQRSGIKNVGTVRTKTKILSDSSFLFNLDQPPGLESYISPDSWLIFDILGHTSEKCLWMKLPQIFWKEFPGYNEFQSFVKSVEVVNDSSERAVKLIQDNVERAKSEEKLQNLLQMKNSWKKQFKKTKNGYKESVTTPAPSLLAVS; this comes from the exons ATGTTCCTTGAAGAAGATCAGACAGTTAGGTATAAAATTCACAAAACCGGAGCTATTTCACACGCCAGGTTCATGGCAAAGGCATTGTACTATATGAAGTTCAATTTGCTTCTCCCTAAGATCAGACAGGTTCTTTTTCTGAGTGATGAAATTGTCAAAGAGATCAACAGAATGGCTGAATACATTTCTCTTTTCTGGGCATCGTGGTTTTTGACCTGCGAGTTTTCTGATTCTGCAGCTTTTgaa GATCAACGAAACTATTGGCAGATGTGCCATTACAATGCGTATGAGCCTGCCGCAGAAGTGGTATTAAAATCATGGCGAAACCATATGTGGTATTTGGATCCATCAACCGTGGTGCTGGCGCTAGCATGTTCTAATAAAGATCACTACATCGAAATGGAAAAGATGGCAAAAGTTCTTTATTCAACCCAACGGAGTGGCATTAAAAATGTAGGAACGGTTAGAACCAAAACTAAAATCCTTTCTGATagcagttttttgtttaatttagatCAACCACCAGGTCTTGAATCATATATTTCGCCAGATTCCtggttaatttttgatatcCTAGGTCATACTTCTGAAAAATGTCTATGGATGAAACTCCCTCAGATTTTTTGGAAAGAATTTCCAGGATACAATGAGTTTCAAAGCTTCGTAAAATCTGTCGAAGTTGTTAATGACTCATCAGAACGTGCAGTAAAACTCATTCAAGATAATGTAGAGCGTGCGAAGAGCGAGGAAAAACTTCAGAACCTTCTCCAAATGAAAAACTCTTggaaaaagcaatttaaaaagaCGAAGAATGGATACAAGGAGTCAGTTACAACGCCTGCTCCCTCGCTACTGGCTGTGAGTTAA